The following coding sequences lie in one Bacteroides helcogenes P 36-108 genomic window:
- a CDS encoding branched-chain amino acid aminotransferase gives MKELDWANLPFGYMKTDYNVRVYYRNEQWGELEVCSEETIPMHMAATCLHYGQEAFEGLKAFRGKDGKVRIFRLEENAARLQSTCRGILMPELPTERFKEAILKVVKLNERFIPPYESGASLYIRPLLVGTGAQVGVHPANEYLFVVFVTPVGPYFKGGFSTNPYVIIREFDRSAPLGTGIYKVGGNYAASLRANKKAHDLGYACEFYLDAKEKKYIDECGAANFFGIKDNTYITPKSTSILPSITNKSLMQLAEDMGMKVERRPVPEEELSTFEEAGACGTAAVISPIERIDDVENGKSYVIAKDGKPGPVCTELYNKLRGIQYGDEPDIHGWVTIL, from the coding sequence ATGAAAGAATTGGATTGGGCTAATCTGCCATTCGGATATATGAAGACAGATTACAATGTGAGAGTTTACTATCGTAACGAGCAGTGGGGCGAGTTGGAAGTTTGCAGTGAGGAGACTATCCCCATGCACATGGCCGCTACTTGTTTGCATTATGGGCAGGAAGCATTTGAAGGTTTGAAAGCTTTCCGTGGCAAAGATGGCAAGGTCCGCATTTTCCGTCTGGAAGAGAATGCAGCCCGTTTGCAGTCCACCTGCCGTGGCATTTTGATGCCCGAACTCCCTACTGAACGCTTCAAAGAAGCGATTCTGAAAGTGGTGAAGCTGAATGAGCGTTTCATTCCGCCCTATGAGTCGGGTGCTTCCCTGTACATTCGTCCGTTGTTGGTGGGAACCGGTGCGCAAGTGGGGGTGCATCCTGCCAATGAATATCTGTTTGTAGTATTTGTCACGCCGGTAGGCCCGTACTTCAAAGGTGGCTTTTCTACCAATCCGTATGTTATCATCCGTGAGTTTGATCGCTCTGCTCCGCTTGGTACGGGAATATATAAGGTAGGTGGCAATTATGCCGCCAGCTTGCGCGCCAACAAGAAAGCGCATGATTTGGGCTATGCCTGTGAATTCTATTTGGATGCCAAAGAAAAGAAATATATTGATGAATGTGGTGCTGCCAACTTCTTTGGGATCAAAGACAATACTTATATCACTCCGAAATCTACTTCCATTCTCCCGTCTATTACCAACAAGAGCCTGATGCAGTTGGCCGAAGATATGGGGATGAAGGTAGAACGCCGTCCGGTTCCTGAAGAAGAACTTTCTACTTTTGAAGAAGCCGGTGCTTGCGGCACGGCGGCTGTCATCAGTCCTATCGAACGCATCGATGATGTGGAAAACGGTAAGTCTTACGTCATCGCCAAGGATGGCAAACCGGGACCTGTATGCACTGAACTTTATAATAAGTTGCGCGGCATCCAGTATGGTGATGAGCCGGATATTCATGGTTGGGTTACAATTTTGTAG
- the xseB gene encoding exodeoxyribonuclease VII small subunit, which yields MVTKKKETYSQAMARLEKIVSQIDNNELEIDVLAEKIKEANEIIAFCSDKLISADREIEKLLSERKECEE from the coding sequence ATGGTAACAAAGAAAAAAGAAACATACTCCCAAGCCATGGCTCGACTGGAAAAAATCGTCAGCCAGATAGACAATAATGAATTGGAGATAGATGTGCTTGCTGAAAAAATTAAGGAAGCAAACGAGATTATAGCGTTTTGCAGTGATAAATTGATCAGTGCCGATCGGGAAATAGAAAAATTACTGTCGGAGAGGAAGGAATGTGAAGAATAA